Proteins encoded by one window of Streptomyces sp. ALI-76-A:
- a CDS encoding helix-turn-helix domain-containing protein has product MTQRPATPLPPPKERRRLRESRSLTQAQVAARVGVPRERVRAWETGRTTPRGRKREAYAILLAEFAADAADRPARPDGPPPAPLPPPEPAPEPAPVSEPAPAPAPALEPHPPAAPLTPAQAFDALYAFCAPTLVRQAYLLTGRRELARESVERAFQVAWQRWPEVARDRDPAGWVRATAYEYALSPWHRFRPRYRHPEPPPADATARTLLDVLVQLPPPYRRTLLLYDGVGLDLPETAAETEASTPATAHRLMHARQAVAARLPELADPSELHRRLAEVASAERLRAAKPPTVRTGGERRAQFWTRAAIAFTVALIGTTALTLRTAPTHYEPPVAPGETVQGVPPRVAPGPLSEEELELRAKLREETANGPERLVPVTR; this is encoded by the coding sequence GTGACGCAGCGGCCTGCCACTCCCCTGCCCCCGCCCAAGGAGCGCCGACGCCTGCGCGAGTCCAGGTCGTTGACGCAGGCTCAGGTCGCCGCACGGGTGGGCGTCCCCCGCGAGCGGGTACGTGCGTGGGAGACCGGCCGTACGACTCCACGCGGCCGGAAACGGGAGGCGTACGCGATCCTGCTGGCCGAGTTCGCGGCCGACGCCGCCGACCGCCCCGCACGCCCGGACGGCCCGCCACCCGCGCCCCTCCCCCCACCGGAGCCCGCGCCCGAGCCGGCACCCGTGTCCGAGCCCGCACCCGCACCCGCGCCCGCGCTCGAACCGCACCCGCCCGCGGCCCCCCTGACCCCCGCTCAGGCCTTCGACGCGCTGTACGCGTTCTGCGCGCCGACCCTGGTCCGCCAGGCCTACCTGCTCACCGGGCGGCGCGAACTCGCCCGCGAGTCGGTCGAGCGGGCCTTCCAAGTGGCCTGGCAGCGCTGGCCTGAGGTGGCCCGGGACCGCGACCCGGCGGGCTGGGTGCGGGCCACGGCGTACGAGTACGCGCTCTCCCCCTGGCACCGCTTCCGCCCCCGCTACCGGCACCCCGAACCGCCCCCCGCCGACGCCACCGCCCGCACCCTGCTGGACGTACTCGTCCAGCTCCCGCCGCCGTACCGCCGCACGCTCCTGCTCTACGACGGGGTCGGTCTCGATCTGCCGGAGACGGCGGCGGAGACGGAGGCCAGCACGCCGGCGACGGCGCACCGGCTGATGCACGCGCGCCAGGCGGTCGCCGCGCGGCTGCCGGAGCTGGCGGACCCCTCGGAGCTGCACCGGCGGCTGGCCGAGGTGGCCTCCGCGGAACGGCTGCGCGCCGCGAAGCCGCCGACGGTACGCACCGGCGGCGAACGCCGGGCGCAGTTCTGGACCCGCGCCGCCATCGCCTTCACGGTCGCCCTGATCGGGACGACCGCGCTGACGCTGCGGACGGCCCCGACACACTACGAACCGCCGGTCGCGCCCGGGGAGACGGTGCAGGGCGTGCCGCCGAGAGTCGCCCCCGGCCCACTGTCGGAGGAGGAGCTGGAGCTCCGGGCGAAACTCCGCGAGGAAACGGCGAACGGACCGGAGCGGCTGGTGCCGGTGACACGGTGA
- a CDS encoding DUF6350 family protein, which produces MAVVIQLTARRPLLSSLLTRLLDRSPGVAASLLAGVLAAGLGLGSFTVLVMVLWVSSPYPDSGPSGALHVAASLWLLAHGAELVRADTLSGVAAPVGVTPLLLFALPVWLVYRAARDAVDAGAAGEGEAAGGGSAADDDGGQGEGPPPVPARTAWSGVVLGYLAVGAATALYAAGGHLRPAWGWTGLCLPLTVTAAAGIGVWTAYGRPCATADSVPLPLPAWLRRLVLGPEARERLGVAGRAAGAGAAVLVGGGALLLAVSLVWHGGVVRGNFQQLAEGWSGRFAVLLLCLALVPNAAVWAAAYGLGPGFALGVGHVVSPLSAAPVPLLPLFPLLAAVPDAGPGTPWNWAAGLVPVAAGVTVGWFVGRGDPGADTWSRRRTAATAGLAAGLCAGLVAVLAAMAGGPLGVSALARFGPVWWQAGGAALVWTAGLAVPVALVRRGWADGTREVGASGEATTGKPREEARTAAVPQVPQGPHLPRAPHTPVSQVAQAPHTPQMPQASPRPPMPPMPPMPYVSHVDDSASEPYDFLPLDPPDSPEPPPTP; this is translated from the coding sequence ATGGCGGTCGTGATCCAGCTGACCGCTCGCCGACCGCTGTTGTCGTCCCTGCTCACCCGGCTGCTCGACCGATCGCCCGGAGTGGCCGCCAGTCTCCTGGCCGGCGTCCTGGCCGCGGGCCTGGGGCTCGGTTCGTTCACCGTGCTCGTGATGGTGCTGTGGGTCAGCTCGCCGTATCCCGACAGCGGTCCGAGCGGCGCGCTGCACGTCGCCGCGTCGCTGTGGCTGCTGGCGCACGGTGCCGAACTGGTCCGCGCCGACACGCTCTCCGGTGTCGCCGCGCCGGTGGGCGTCACCCCGCTCCTGCTGTTCGCGCTGCCGGTCTGGCTGGTGTACCGGGCGGCGCGGGACGCGGTGGACGCGGGTGCGGCGGGGGAGGGCGAGGCTGCGGGAGGCGGGAGCGCGGCGGACGACGACGGTGGGCAGGGCGAGGGGCCACCGCCGGTTCCCGCGCGGACGGCGTGGTCGGGGGTCGTCCTCGGCTACCTCGCCGTCGGCGCGGCCACCGCGCTGTACGCCGCGGGCGGCCACCTGCGACCGGCGTGGGGGTGGACGGGGCTGTGCCTGCCGCTGACGGTGACGGCCGCGGCCGGGATCGGGGTGTGGACGGCGTACGGCCGACCGTGCGCGACGGCGGACAGCGTGCCGCTGCCGTTGCCGGCGTGGCTGCGACGGCTCGTCCTCGGGCCGGAAGCGCGGGAGCGGCTCGGTGTCGCCGGACGGGCGGCCGGGGCCGGGGCGGCGGTGCTGGTCGGGGGCGGGGCGTTGCTGCTGGCGGTGTCACTGGTGTGGCACGGCGGCGTGGTGCGCGGGAACTTCCAGCAGCTGGCGGAGGGGTGGTCGGGACGGTTCGCCGTGCTGCTGCTGTGTCTGGCGCTGGTGCCGAACGCGGCGGTGTGGGCGGCGGCGTACGGGCTCGGGCCGGGCTTCGCCCTCGGGGTCGGCCATGTCGTGAGCCCGCTCTCCGCGGCGCCCGTGCCCCTGCTGCCCCTGTTCCCGCTGCTGGCGGCGGTGCCGGACGCGGGGCCCGGCACCCCCTGGAACTGGGCGGCGGGCCTGGTGCCGGTGGCGGCCGGGGTGACGGTGGGCTGGTTCGTGGGGCGGGGCGACCCGGGGGCGGACACCTGGTCGCGGAGGCGGACCGCGGCGACGGCGGGGCTGGCGGCCGGGTTGTGCGCGGGGCTGGTCGCGGTGCTCGCGGCGATGGCGGGCGGGCCGCTCGGAGTGTCGGCGTTGGCGCGGTTCGGGCCGGTGTGGTGGCAGGCGGGGGGTGCGGCGCTGGTGTGGACGGCGGGACTGGCGGTTCCGGTCGCGTTGGTTCGGCGTGGATGGGCGGACGGGACACGCGAGGTGGGCGCGAGCGGTGAGGCGACGACCGGCAAGCCGCGAGAGGAGGCGCGGACTGCCGCCGTGCCACAGGTGCCCCAAGGGCCGCACCTGCCCCGAGCGCCACACACGCCCGTGTCCCAGGTGGCTCAAGCGCCCCATACGCCGCAGATGCCCCAGGCGTCTCCCAGACCCCCCATGCCCCCCATGCCCCCCATGCCGTACGTGTCCCACGTCGACGACTCCGCCTCCGAGCCGTACGACTTCCTGCCGCTGGATCCGCCGGACTCACCGGAGCCGCCGCCCACGCCCTGA
- the purN gene encoding phosphoribosylglycinamide formyltransferase has translation MAAKPVAKRLVVLVSGSGTNLQALLDTIATAGPEAYGAEIVAVGADREGIEGLARAERAGIPTFVRKVKDYGTREAWDAALAEAVAGYEPDLVVSAGFMKIVGKEFLARFGGRFVNTHPALLPSFPGAHGVRDALAYGARVTGCTVHFVDDGVDTGPIIAQGVVEIRDEDDESALHERIKEVERRLLVEVVGRLARNGYRIEGRKVVIQ, from the coding sequence GTGGCCGCCAAGCCCGTGGCCAAGCGCCTCGTCGTGCTGGTCTCCGGATCCGGTACGAACCTCCAGGCGCTGCTCGACACCATCGCGACCGCCGGCCCCGAGGCCTACGGCGCCGAGATCGTGGCCGTGGGCGCCGACCGTGAGGGCATCGAGGGGCTGGCGCGGGCCGAGCGCGCCGGGATCCCCACCTTCGTGCGGAAGGTCAAGGACTACGGGACCCGCGAGGCGTGGGACGCGGCCCTCGCCGAGGCCGTCGCCGGGTACGAGCCCGACCTGGTCGTCTCCGCCGGGTTCATGAAGATCGTGGGCAAGGAGTTCCTGGCGCGCTTCGGCGGCCGGTTCGTCAACACCCACCCCGCGCTGCTGCCCAGTTTTCCCGGCGCCCACGGCGTCCGCGACGCGCTCGCGTACGGCGCCCGGGTCACCGGCTGCACCGTCCACTTCGTCGACGACGGCGTCGACACCGGTCCGATCATCGCCCAGGGCGTGGTGGAGATCCGGGACGAGGACGACGAGAGCGCGCTGCACGAGCGCATCAAGGAAGTCGAGCGAAGGCTGCTCGTCGAGGTCGTGGGGCGGCTCGCCCGCAACGGCTATCGCATTGAGGGACGAAAGGTAGTTATCCAGTGA
- the purH gene encoding bifunctional phosphoribosylaminoimidazolecarboxamide formyltransferase/IMP cyclohydrolase: protein MTATAESNKRVIRRALVSVYDKTGLEDLARGLHEAGVELVSTGSTAGRIAAAGVPVTKVEELTGFPECLDGRVKTLHPKVHAGILADLRLEDHRGQLAELGVEPFDLVVVNLYPFRETVASGATPDECVEQIDIGGPSMVRAAAKNHPSVAVVTSPARYADVLAAVTDGGFDLATRKRLAAEAFRHTAEYDIAVASWFASAYAPADDSQFPVFVASSLERAHTLRYGENPHQPAALYTAGTGGLAEAEQLHGKEMSFNNYTDTDAARRAAYDHAEPCVAIIKHANPCGIAVGADVAEAHRKAHACDPLSAFGGVIAVNRPVSKEMAEQVAEIFTEVVVAPDYEEGALEALTKKKNIRVLRCPDSPAHPVEVKPIDGGALLQVADRLQAEGDDPAHWTLATGEALTADELQQLSFAWKACRAVKSNAILLAKDGASVGVGMGQVNRVDSCKLAVERAGEERARGAYVASDAFFPFPDNIDVLSAAGVKAIVQPGGSVRDEQVVEAARKAGITMYFTGTRHFFH from the coding sequence GTGACCGCCACCGCCGAGAGCAACAAGCGGGTCATTCGACGGGCGCTCGTCAGCGTCTACGACAAGACGGGCCTCGAAGACCTCGCGCGCGGCCTGCACGAGGCGGGCGTGGAGCTTGTCTCCACCGGGTCCACCGCCGGGCGCATCGCCGCCGCCGGCGTCCCCGTCACCAAGGTGGAGGAGCTCACCGGCTTCCCCGAGTGCCTGGACGGCCGGGTCAAGACCCTGCACCCCAAGGTGCACGCCGGCATCCTCGCCGACCTGCGCCTGGAGGACCACCGCGGCCAGCTCGCCGAGCTGGGTGTCGAGCCGTTCGACCTGGTGGTCGTCAACCTCTACCCGTTCCGCGAGACCGTCGCCTCGGGCGCGACGCCCGACGAGTGCGTCGAGCAGATCGACATCGGCGGCCCCTCGATGGTGCGCGCCGCCGCCAAGAACCACCCCTCGGTCGCGGTCGTCACCAGCCCCGCCCGGTACGCCGACGTCCTCGCCGCGGTCACGGACGGCGGCTTCGACCTCGCCACCCGCAAGCGGCTGGCCGCCGAGGCCTTCCGGCACACGGCCGAGTACGACATCGCGGTCGCCTCCTGGTTCGCCTCCGCCTACGCGCCGGCCGACGACTCGCAGTTCCCGGTGTTCGTCGCCTCCAGCCTGGAGCGCGCGCACACCCTGCGCTACGGCGAGAACCCGCACCAGCCCGCCGCCCTCTACACCGCGGGCACGGGCGGACTGGCGGAGGCCGAGCAGCTGCACGGCAAGGAGATGTCGTTCAACAACTACACGGACACGGACGCCGCCCGCCGTGCCGCGTACGACCACGCCGAGCCGTGCGTCGCGATCATCAAGCACGCCAACCCGTGCGGCATCGCGGTCGGCGCCGACGTCGCCGAGGCGCACCGCAAGGCGCACGCCTGTGACCCGCTGTCGGCGTTCGGCGGCGTGATCGCCGTCAACCGGCCGGTGTCGAAGGAGATGGCGGAGCAGGTCGCTGAGATCTTCACCGAGGTCGTCGTCGCGCCGGACTACGAGGAGGGGGCCCTGGAGGCCCTCACCAAGAAGAAGAACATCCGTGTGCTGCGCTGCCCCGACAGCCCCGCGCACCCCGTCGAGGTGAAGCCGATCGACGGCGGTGCCCTGCTCCAGGTCGCCGACCGCCTCCAGGCGGAGGGCGACGACCCGGCGCACTGGACGCTGGCGACGGGCGAGGCGCTCACCGCCGACGAACTCCAGCAGCTCTCGTTCGCCTGGAAGGCCTGCCGCGCCGTCAAGTCCAACGCGATCCTGCTGGCCAAGGACGGCGCCTCGGTGGGCGTCGGCATGGGCCAGGTCAACCGCGTCGACTCCTGCAAGCTGGCCGTGGAGCGCGCCGGGGAGGAGCGGGCCCGGGGGGCGTACGTCGCCTCGGACGCCTTCTTCCCGTTCCCGGACAACATCGACGTCCTGAGCGCCGCCGGTGTCAAGGCCATCGTCCAGCCCGGCGGTTCGGTCCGTGACGAACAGGTCGTCGAGGCCGCCCGGAAGGCGGGCATCACGATGTACTTCACGGGGACGCGGCACTTCTTCCACTGA
- a CDS encoding protein kinase yields the protein MTEPYAVPVPRGYRVGAWEVRAPIATGAFGSVYEARRTKDLDGMPRTAALKFLPTGTGTPRQLTHLRELIEREVELHRRLRRPRLIRMYDTLTVDDPERPALDGATVLVLEKAERSLSALLAGSPRPAAGPALLAQICEGLAQLHRAGWVHGDLKPANVLLMTDGSARLADFNMAAELEGTHAYTPAFSTPDYTPPELLWSEIGARGRRIRPSADVWAFGVLAHLVLTGSFPLPGSTPTARRDAAAAYARGTDELRLSPALPAVWREILRACLTRTHADRITTEALLRRVETAAGTAPSARLPRLTARLSRLPRRPARRRSRSRPFLVLAASAAAVALSALGYGVSTWADDGGKGTGGKGSGATANVSAAAYGASELRTDAGIPPAYRLLIVETAHDCDRPDVTPALIAAMLKVESDFDPDLADPANDEYGIARWTPSVLRWWMNEDGTPGETVPEPPFPPAESIPAMGRYLCWIAPRLDTGLRDDRRVLIAAAYRTSYGTVNTAGGVPAQDKAYADRIADHLEKYAPPGRR from the coding sequence GTGACCGAGCCGTACGCCGTGCCGGTGCCCCGGGGGTACCGGGTCGGCGCCTGGGAGGTGCGCGCGCCGATCGCGACCGGCGCGTTCGGCAGCGTGTACGAGGCGCGGCGCACGAAGGACCTGGACGGCATGCCGCGCACGGCGGCCCTGAAGTTCCTGCCCACCGGGACCGGCACGCCCCGGCAACTGACCCACCTGCGGGAACTGATCGAGCGGGAGGTCGAGCTGCACCGCCGGCTCAGACGCCCGCGGCTGATCCGGATGTACGACACCCTCACCGTCGACGACCCCGAGCGGCCCGCCCTCGACGGGGCCACGGTCCTCGTCCTGGAGAAGGCGGAACGATCACTGTCCGCCCTGCTCGCCGGCTCGCCCCGGCCCGCCGCCGGGCCCGCGCTGCTCGCGCAGATCTGCGAAGGGCTGGCCCAGCTGCACCGCGCGGGCTGGGTGCACGGGGACCTGAAACCGGCGAACGTGCTGCTGATGACGGACGGTTCGGCGCGGCTGGCCGACTTCAACATGGCCGCCGAACTGGAGGGCACGCACGCGTACACGCCCGCCTTCTCCACCCCCGACTACACCCCGCCCGAGCTGCTCTGGTCGGAGATCGGCGCACGCGGGCGCCGGATCCGCCCGTCCGCCGACGTCTGGGCCTTCGGTGTCCTCGCCCACCTGGTCCTCACCGGCTCCTTCCCGCTGCCCGGCTCCACCCCGACGGCCCGCCGGGACGCGGCCGCCGCGTACGCCCGCGGCACCGACGAACTGCGTCTGTCGCCCGCGCTGCCCGCCGTGTGGCGGGAGATCCTGCGGGCGTGCCTGACCCGCACGCACGCGGACCGCATCACCACGGAGGCGCTGCTGCGCCGGGTGGAGACGGCCGCGGGCACGGCCCCGAGCGCACGGCTGCCCCGTCTGACCGCCCGCCTGTCCCGGCTGCCCCGCCGGCCGGCCCGGCGCCGCAGCCGCTCCCGGCCCTTCCTGGTCCTCGCCGCGTCGGCCGCCGCCGTCGCCCTCTCGGCGCTCGGCTACGGCGTCAGCACCTGGGCCGACGACGGCGGCAAGGGCACCGGTGGCAAGGGCTCGGGCGCGACCGCGAACGTCTCCGCCGCCGCGTACGGCGCCTCCGAGCTCCGTACCGACGCGGGCATCCCGCCCGCCTACCGGTTGCTGATCGTCGAGACGGCGCACGACTGCGACCGGCCCGACGTCACCCCGGCCCTGATCGCCGCCATGCTGAAGGTGGAGAGCGACTTCGACCCGGACCTCGCCGACCCCGCCAACGACGAGTACGGCATCGCCCGGTGGACGCCGAGCGTGCTGCGCTGGTGGATGAACGAGGACGGCACCCCCGGAGAGACCGTTCCCGAGCCGCCCTTCCCGCCCGCCGAGTCCATCCCCGCGATGGGCCGCTACCTGTGCTGGATCGCCCCGCGCCTGGACACCGGCCTGCGGGACGACCGCCGGGTGCTCATCGCCGCGGCCTACCGGACGTCGTACGGGACGGTCAACACGGCCGGCGGCGTGCCCGCGCAGGACAAGGCCTACGCCGACCGGATCGCCGACCACCTCGAGAAGTACGCGCCCCCGGGCAGGAGGTGA
- a CDS encoding bifunctional methylenetetrahydrofolate dehydrogenase/methenyltetrahydrofolate cyclohydrolase, with the protein MTAQILDGKATAAAIKSDLTARVAALKEKGVTPGLGTILVGEDPGSQKYVAGKHRDCAQVGIASIQRELPATATQEEIEAAVRELNEDPACTGYIVQLPLPKGIDENRILELMDPDKDADGLHPMNLGRLVLNEPAPLPCTPNGVLTLLRRYGVEIKGAEVVVVGRGVTIGRSMPLLLTRRSENATVTQCHTGTRDLSAHLKRADIIVAAAGSAHLIRAEDVKPGAAVLDVGVSRGADGKIVGDVHPDVAEVAGFISPNPGGVGPMTRAQLLVNVVEAAERSVG; encoded by the coding sequence ATGACCGCCCAGATTCTCGATGGCAAGGCCACCGCAGCCGCGATCAAGTCCGACCTGACCGCCCGCGTGGCGGCGCTGAAGGAGAAGGGGGTCACGCCCGGCCTCGGCACCATCCTCGTCGGGGAGGACCCCGGCAGCCAGAAGTACGTCGCGGGCAAGCACCGGGACTGCGCGCAGGTCGGCATCGCCTCCATCCAGCGCGAACTGCCCGCCACGGCCACGCAGGAGGAGATCGAGGCGGCCGTCCGCGAACTGAACGAGGACCCGGCCTGCACCGGCTACATCGTCCAGCTGCCGCTGCCCAAGGGCATCGACGAGAACCGGATCCTGGAACTCATGGACCCGGACAAGGACGCCGACGGCCTGCACCCGATGAACCTCGGCCGCCTGGTCCTCAACGAGCCCGCCCCGCTGCCCTGCACCCCCAACGGCGTGCTGACCCTGCTGCGCCGGTACGGCGTGGAGATCAAGGGCGCCGAGGTGGTGGTCGTGGGCCGCGGTGTGACCATCGGCCGCTCGATGCCGCTGCTGCTCACCCGGCGCAGCGAGAACGCCACGGTGACGCAGTGCCACACCGGCACCCGTGACCTGTCGGCGCACCTCAAGCGCGCGGACATCATCGTCGCCGCGGCCGGTTCCGCGCACCTGATCCGCGCCGAGGACGTGAAGCCGGGCGCCGCCGTCCTGGACGTCGGTGTCTCCCGCGGCGCCGACGGCAAGATTGTCGGAGACGTCCACCCGGACGTGGCCGAGGTGGCCGGCTTCATCTCCCCGAACCCCGGCGGCGTCGGCCCGATGACCCGGGCGCAGCTGCTCGTCAACGTGGTCGAGGCGGCGGAGCGCAGTGTCGGCTGA
- a CDS encoding DUF3017 domain-containing protein codes for MSAEGTSGEAAKNTHVEDADAGTGTGPLDEIEVRDAVSAPDAEGRARRVTRRFPLFTRDTARPEGGGRAAPPDAPAPARQWPILAVLAMVGLGLLLTALDRFRVGTLLIGVALLVGGVLRWLLPDVGMLAVRSRFTDIVTYGVLGTAIALLAMMVQPSPWLVIPFLKDTLHFTVSG; via the coding sequence GTGTCGGCTGAGGGCACGTCCGGCGAGGCCGCGAAGAACACGCACGTCGAGGACGCCGACGCCGGCACGGGCACCGGCCCCCTCGACGAGATCGAGGTGCGGGACGCCGTCAGCGCGCCCGACGCCGAGGGGAGAGCCCGCCGGGTCACCCGCCGCTTCCCGCTGTTCACCAGGGACACCGCCCGTCCCGAGGGCGGCGGCCGGGCGGCGCCTCCCGACGCCCCGGCACCCGCCCGGCAGTGGCCGATCCTCGCCGTGCTGGCGATGGTCGGGCTCGGCCTGCTGCTGACCGCCCTGGACCGGTTCCGCGTCGGCACCCTGCTGATCGGCGTCGCGCTGCTGGTCGGCGGCGTCCTGCGCTGGCTGCTGCCGGACGTCGGCATGCTCGCGGTGCGCTCCCGCTTCACCGACATCGTCACGTACGGCGTGCTGGGCACCGCCATCGCGCTGCTGGCGATGATGGTCCAGCCGAGCCCGTGGCTGGTGATCCCGTTCCTCAAGGACACGCTGCACTTCACCGTCAGCGGCTGA
- a CDS encoding XRE family transcriptional regulator: MPRWRALPDELDPQVREFASQLRRLVDRSGLSIAAVADRTGYSKTSWERYLNGRLLAPKGAIVALAEVTGTNPTHLTTMWELAERAWSRSEMRHDMTMEAIRISQARAALGEFGGEVGAPPANAQGSRTARRGATATPGVAGPAGVVPSVPPQPRAPDARDSAGGVRELRPQGGANGTGGSSAGPSSGSPGGNSWGMAGYQGPSRTGSGRPVGASSPASASSPSLSSPSSSAASSSADGPGRTAAPAAPYGESPRGPRSGGDSSGGAGGKRRLTMFLAGIVGAAVVVAAAFVLTDGGDDGKKKDAAASPSPSISSEPDLPPGVKCSGDSCTGKDAESMGCSGDLVTTAQTATVGTTVVEVRYSETCGAAWGRITRAVQGDEVTVTAGKSEQNGTISVAGDTIAYTPMVAVKDAGDAKACVALAAGQEGCTR; this comes from the coding sequence ATGCCTCGTTGGAGGGCCTTGCCCGACGAGCTCGATCCGCAGGTCAGAGAGTTCGCGAGCCAGCTGCGCCGGCTCGTGGACCGCAGTGGCCTGAGCATCGCGGCGGTGGCGGACCGCACGGGCTACAGCAAGACGTCCTGGGAGCGCTACCTGAACGGCCGGCTCCTCGCGCCGAAGGGCGCGATCGTCGCCCTGGCCGAGGTCACCGGCACCAATCCCACGCACCTCACGACGATGTGGGAGCTCGCCGAGCGCGCCTGGAGCCGCTCGGAGATGCGCCACGACATGACGATGGAGGCCATCCGGATCTCGCAGGCGCGCGCCGCGCTCGGCGAGTTCGGCGGCGAGGTCGGCGCGCCCCCGGCGAACGCCCAGGGGAGCAGGACGGCCCGCAGGGGCGCCACGGCCACGCCCGGCGTCGCCGGACCGGCCGGGGTGGTCCCGTCGGTGCCGCCGCAGCCCAGGGCACCGGACGCCCGTGACTCGGCGGGCGGCGTGCGCGAGCTGCGGCCCCAGGGGGGCGCCAACGGTACGGGCGGCTCCTCGGCGGGTCCGTCGAGCGGCTCCCCGGGCGGGAACTCCTGGGGCATGGCGGGCTATCAGGGTCCGTCCCGGACCGGCAGCGGGCGTCCGGTGGGGGCCTCCTCGCCCGCGTCGGCGTCCTCGCCGTCGCTCTCGTCCCCGTCCTCCTCCGCGGCCTCGTCCTCGGCCGACGGCCCGGGACGGACCGCGGCGCCCGCGGCTCCGTACGGCGAATCCCCACGGGGCCCCCGGTCCGGTGGTGACTCGTCCGGCGGGGCCGGCGGCAAGCGGCGGCTGACGATGTTCCTCGCGGGGATCGTCGGCGCGGCGGTCGTGGTCGCCGCCGCCTTCGTCCTCACCGACGGCGGGGACGACGGCAAGAAGAAGGACGCCGCGGCGTCGCCCTCGCCGTCCATCAGCTCCGAACCGGACCTGCCGCCCGGGGTCAAGTGCAGCGGCGACTCCTGCACCGGCAAGGACGCGGAGAGCATGGGGTGCAGCGGCGACCTCGTGACCACCGCGCAGACCGCGACCGTCGGCACGACCGTCGTCGAGGTCCGCTACAGCGAGACGTGCGGCGCGGCGTGGGGGCGGATCACGCGGGCCGTGCAGGGCGACGAGGTCACGGTGACCGCCGGCAAGAGCGAGCAGAACGGCACCATCTCGGTGGCCGGGGACACGATCGCGTACACGCCGATGGTGGCCGTGAAGGACGCGGGCGACGCGAAGGCCTGTGTGGCGCTGGCGGCCGGTCAGGAGGGCTGCACCCGGTAG
- a CDS encoding malate dehydrogenase yields the protein MTRTPVNVTVTGAAGQIGYALLFRIASGQLLGADVPVKLRLLEITPALKAAEGTAMELDDCAFPLLAGIDITDDPNVAFDGTNVALLVGARPRTKGMERGDLLEANGGIFKPQGKAINDHAADDIKVLVVGNPANTNALIAQAAAPDVPAERFTAMTRLDHNRALTQLAKKTGSTVADIKRLTIWGNHSATQYPDIFHATVAGKNAAEVVNDEKWLAEDFIPTVAKRGAAIIEARGASSAASAANAAIDHVYTWVNGTAEGDWASMGIPSDGSYGVPEGLISSFPVTAKDGRYEIVQGLDINEFSRARIDASVQELVEEREAVRGLGLI from the coding sequence ATGACCCGCACTCCCGTGAACGTCACCGTCACCGGCGCGGCCGGCCAGATCGGTTACGCCCTGCTCTTCCGCATCGCCTCCGGCCAGCTGCTCGGCGCGGACGTGCCGGTCAAGCTCCGCCTCCTGGAGATCACCCCCGCGCTGAAGGCCGCCGAGGGCACCGCCATGGAGCTCGACGACTGCGCGTTCCCGCTCCTGGCGGGCATCGACATCACGGACGACCCGAACGTCGCCTTCGACGGCACCAACGTCGCCCTCCTGGTGGGCGCCCGCCCGCGCACCAAGGGCATGGAGCGCGGTGACCTCCTGGAGGCCAACGGCGGTATCTTCAAGCCGCAGGGCAAGGCCATCAACGACCACGCCGCGGACGACATCAAGGTCCTGGTCGTCGGCAACCCGGCCAACACCAACGCCCTGATCGCCCAGGCCGCCGCCCCGGACGTACCGGCCGAGCGCTTCACCGCGATGACCCGCCTGGACCACAACCGCGCGCTGACCCAGCTCGCGAAGAAGACGGGCTCGACGGTCGCGGACATCAAGCGCCTGACCATCTGGGGCAACCACTCCGCCACCCAGTACCCCGACATCTTCCACGCCACGGTCGCCGGCAAGAACGCCGCCGAGGTCGTGAACGACGAGAAGTGGCTGGCCGAGGACTTCATCCCGACCGTCGCCAAGCGCGGCGCCGCGATCATCGAGGCCCGCGGCGCGTCCTCCGCGGCCTCCGCCGCCAACGCCGCCATCGACCACGTGTACACCTGGGTCAACGGCACCGCCGAGGGCGACTGGGCCTCGATGGGCATCCCGTCCGACGGCTCCTACGGCGTCCCGGAGGGCCTGATCTCCTCCTTCCCGGTCACCGCCAAGGACGGCCGGTACGAGATCGTCCAGGGCCTGGACATCAACGAGTTCTCCCGCGCCCGCATCGACGCCTCCGTCCAGGAGCTCGTGGAGGAGCGCGAGGCGGTCCGCGGTCTCGGCCTCATCTGA